The following coding sequences lie in one Microbacterium sp. XT11 genomic window:
- a CDS encoding Lrp/AsnC family transcriptional regulator: MITLDDTDQAILAELRRDARASMTAIADAVHISRAGAHARIKRLTDAGVVTGYTVRTDPVLLGHHASAYVMLAIEQATWQEVSARLRAIPEIEHMALVGGDFDVILLVRATDARDLRRIVLEDIQAIPSIRSTRTTLIFEDFTLS, encoded by the coding sequence ATGATCACGCTCGATGACACTGATCAGGCGATCCTCGCCGAACTCCGGCGGGATGCGCGCGCGTCGATGACGGCGATCGCGGATGCCGTGCACATCTCACGCGCCGGCGCGCACGCACGCATCAAGAGGCTCACCGACGCCGGCGTCGTCACGGGCTACACCGTGCGCACGGATCCGGTGCTGCTCGGCCACCACGCGAGCGCGTACGTCATGCTCGCTATCGAGCAGGCGACGTGGCAGGAGGTCAGCGCACGGCTCCGGGCCATCCCCGAGATCGAGCACATGGCACTCGTCGGCGGAGACTTCGACGTCATCCTCCTCGTGCGCGCAACCGACGCCCGCGACCTGCGCCGCATCGTGCTGGAGGACATCCAGGCCATCCCCTCGATCCGTTCGACGCGCACGACGCTCATCTTCGAGGACTTCACGCTGAGCTGA
- a CDS encoding HNH endonuclease signature motif containing protein, translating to MNSATSILDRVISDLDLVLGAEALAGLSPSERSRVLRRAGDALRRVEAVVVETIADLEAVELPEALGCRSMNELLQRALRVDGATAGRFVKASAGARREMNLLSGERLPARWPSLREAMLDGEVGLSGLLAATASLDRAGDRIGIDDRLRADAELADHARGILRREDGAAEPAPPATPDDLRHCAQLIAMYLDPDGSEPTEIRASRRRGLTLGRLQDDGTYPIRGSLLPEVTAQLQAIFDAQLNPKTEGPADLGVRFVPSEQLPNEGSDDVFDDDPLNLLDTRTRAQKQHDAFAAALGIAARHEEMPSLGGAAPTLVVHVDAAELSSLRGAQGASSQPSMPGWASLPGIEMPVAASVAVHTACVGAVQRVLFDEGRIVGINTIDRVFTAPQRRAIVLRDAECLIPGCHVPASWCEIHHVVEHSQGGPTHTDNGVPLCWHHHRTLDRSGWEIRMIEGVPQIRGPAWWDPDQVWRVPRRSRMRGAREPVVA from the coding sequence ATGAACAGCGCCACGAGCATCCTCGATCGGGTCATCTCCGACCTCGATCTCGTGCTGGGTGCCGAGGCCTTGGCGGGGCTGTCGCCGAGCGAACGCTCGAGGGTGCTTCGTCGGGCCGGTGACGCTCTGCGGCGGGTCGAGGCCGTGGTCGTCGAGACGATCGCCGACCTAGAGGCGGTGGAGCTGCCCGAGGCGCTCGGATGCCGTTCGATGAACGAGCTCCTGCAGCGGGCCCTTCGCGTCGACGGTGCGACGGCCGGGCGGTTCGTCAAGGCGTCCGCGGGCGCGCGGCGAGAGATGAATCTTCTCTCGGGCGAGCGCCTGCCCGCACGCTGGCCGAGCCTGCGCGAGGCGATGCTCGACGGCGAGGTCGGCCTGTCGGGCCTGCTCGCGGCCACGGCATCCCTCGATCGGGCAGGCGACAGGATCGGCATCGACGACCGGCTGCGGGCCGACGCCGAGCTCGCCGATCATGCGCGCGGCATCCTGCGCCGAGAAGACGGCGCTGCTGAGCCGGCTCCGCCGGCGACACCGGATGACCTGCGTCACTGCGCGCAGCTCATCGCGATGTACCTCGACCCCGACGGATCCGAGCCGACCGAGATCCGGGCGTCACGGCGGCGGGGCCTCACCCTGGGACGCCTGCAAGATGACGGCACGTATCCGATCCGGGGAAGTCTGCTCCCCGAGGTCACGGCGCAGCTGCAGGCGATCTTCGACGCGCAGTTGAACCCGAAGACGGAAGGGCCCGCGGATCTCGGGGTGCGTTTCGTCCCCTCTGAGCAGCTGCCGAACGAGGGCTCGGACGACGTGTTCGACGACGACCCGCTGAACCTGCTCGACACGCGCACTCGCGCCCAGAAGCAGCACGATGCATTCGCCGCGGCTCTCGGCATCGCCGCTCGACACGAGGAGATGCCATCCCTGGGCGGTGCGGCCCCCACCCTCGTCGTGCACGTCGATGCCGCCGAGCTGTCGTCGCTGCGCGGGGCGCAGGGGGCGTCCTCTCAGCCGAGCATGCCGGGCTGGGCTTCGCTCCCCGGGATCGAGATGCCGGTGGCTGCTTCCGTGGCCGTGCACACCGCGTGCGTCGGGGCCGTGCAACGCGTGCTGTTCGACGAAGGGCGCATCGTGGGGATCAACACGATCGATCGCGTGTTCACCGCGCCCCAGCGCAGGGCGATCGTGCTGCGTGATGCGGAGTGCCTGATCCCCGGGTGTCACGTGCCCGCATCGTGGTGCGAGATCCATCACGTGGTGGAACACTCGCAGGGCGGTCCCACACACACCGACAACGGGGTGCCGTTGTGCTGGCATCACCATCGCACTCTGGATCGCTCCGGGTGGGAGATCCGCATGATTGAGGGGGTTCCGCAGATCCGCGGGCCCGCCTGGTGGGACCCGGATCAGGTGTGGAGGGTGCCGCGGAGATCGCGGATGCGGGGAGCGCGGGAGCCAGTCGTCGCTTGA